CACGTCCAGGTCGTGTCGACGGCGCGCTGCAACAACCCCATCGAGCAATCCCATCGTCCCACACGACGACAAGAGCGCCAGCAGCGCGGTTTCAGATCACGACGACGAGCTCAAGGATTCCTCGACCTGCACGCCCGCATCACGAATCTCCACCACCCGGCCCGCTGCACCGTTCCCGCTCATCACCATCAGAAACAGGCGTTCCATCTCTGGCGCGAAGTGGCGCAGCAGGCGGCCTGAAGGTCAGGCCGCCTGCGTCCCTAACGTTTCTTGACCTCCCTGAAGGCGACAACTTGCCACAACCCACGACAATCCTGGTGGAGTCCCTGTTCCTGACACGGCTATTGTAGGGCGAGCCTAACATGATCACCATGTCAACCGTCAACGGCATTGTCGGTGTCGTGCTCAACCTCATCCTGGCTGGCTTAGGCTTTGTGCTTGCGCCCAAGCCGAGGGGGAAACAGGGCTTGTACTGGTTTGCCCTCTGGCTGGCTGGTAATGCGATCCTGCCAATCTTCTTCCGGCATCCCTATCATTTCTTCTACTTGAACTGGGCCTTCGCCGTGAATCTGTTCAGTGCCGAGGAATTCGCCAGGACAACCGGACTTATCGGCAAGAGGCGGGCCTCCTGATCCGTGCAGTGATCCGTAGCGGCAGGGCATCCCGAACGGATCTGCAGCAGGCCATACCCTCGACCAACCAGCAGTCGAGTCTCCGAATCGTCTGACGATCAGGTCACTACGGACTTCCGCTCGAATCAATAGATCCAGCGGCGGCGGGCCAACGCCTTCATCTGGGCAGCACGTCCCACCCGCACAGTGCCCCTATGCGAGTCCTCGTCCTGGCCCTGGTGCTGGGCAGTGCCGGCGCCCTCAACCTTCACGCGCCGCTCCTCCCCGATCCGGCCCTGACCCCCGGTGACGCCCTCACCAGCGACCCCGCCGTCATCTGCACGCCCGGCTACACCCACACCGTCCGCAACGTCCCCCAGGCGCTCAAGGAGCCGATCTACCGCGCCTACGGCATCACCTCCCGCGAAAAAGGCGAGTATGAGATCGACCACCTGATCTCCCTCGAACTCGGCGGCTCCAACTCAGCCCGCAACCTCTGGCCGGAGTCCTTCAAGACCCAGCCCCTGAACGCCCATGTCAAGGACACCCTCGAGAACACGCTGCACGACCTGGCGTGCAGCGGCAGGCTCACCTTCGTCCAGGCCCAGCAGGCCATCGCCCAGAACTGGTAAGCCGCGTACGTCACGTACGTCGGCCCACTCCTGGGAGGAGCGTCCGTGGGCACGCCGGGAGCGAGGGGCCCGGCGGGGACGGGGCTCCCGGCGGCGCCACAGCCCACCGCGGCGCCATCCACCGTGCCTGTCAGCTCCGCGCCCCTGCCCAGCCCTATCAACCCGGCGGGAGGCCAGGGGCTCCATGCCCCTGGCGCCGTTGCCCCCCTGCCCGGTGGGGGCTGCCCGAGTACGGCCCCGATCAAGGTGAGCCGCAAGGGGATCTACCATCTCCCGCAGGGAGATGGGAACTACACCGCGACCAAGGCGATCGTCTGCTTCGCGACTCCGGCCGCGGCTGAACAGGCCGGCTATCGGGGGATCCGATGACCAGCAACAAGCTCAACTCCACGGCGAACATACCGTCCATCACCAACTCCACCGATCCGCGGGATGCCCAGCTGCTTGCCCGCGTGCAGGCGCTGCTGGCGGGTCACCTGCCGCCGGGCGTCACCCTGGAACGCAGCGAGGTGAATGCCGGGGTGGCCGCGACGGCGGGGGGGTACCTGTACCTGCGCTTCGTGGTGCCGACGGGCGCGCCCGTGGAGTTCTGGGCGCACTGGGGGCCGCGCGACCATGTGGGCGACAAGAGCGGCCAGGTCAGCGTCAAGGCGCCGGGGAGCGGAACGACGGCCTGATGATGCTCGGCGCGCTGGTCGACCGGCCCACCCGCGCCGCCCTGCGGGCCGGTACCGACGCAGCCTGACCCCAGATCAGATGATGTCGGGCCGCAGGGCACCGGCCCCGCTGGCCACTGGTGCTTCCTGGTCGACGTGGCCGGCACCCGCCTGGAGCCCTTGGAGCGCGTGCTGCCCTACAGCGGGATGTGGAACAGCGACACCCCCTTCCAGGCCCTGGAACCCATGACCATCACGGCCCTCGCGCAACTGCCAGGGCTCCAGCGCGTGGTGGGCCAGTGGCAGTGGCCTGAGGAGTTCCGCTGATGGGCAGCCGCTACGACTTCACCTACCCCGGCTGCGGGTACCACGCGGAGGACTCCGGCGGGGAGGCCTGGGGCATGGTCGCCGTCAGCACCCCCATCAGTTGCCAGGACTGCCGGAAGCTGCGCGACGTCGAAGTCGGGGAATACGGCCTGGCCACCAGGGAGTCCGAACCCTGCAGTTGGGGAACGGACGCTTTCTGACGGGATGGACTGGAACCGTCGTGTCAACGGGACAACACATGATCGAGTGATGGAGGACCAGTCTGGCACCAGCGTCGGGCCCAACGCCTGCCGTGCCCCCACAAGGAGCCTCCTATGCGATCCACTTCCACCATGCCCACACGCCTGTCCACCCTGGCCCCTAGAGGTCGACCATGACCTTGACGTCGCCCATCCATTCCCTGATGCCCCGTCAGCCCGTCCCAGAATTGAGCGTTCCCCTGGTCGGTGGCGGCCACTGGACGCTGGCTGAACAGACGCCACACCTCTTTACCATGGTCGTCTTTTACCGCGGCCTGCACTGCCCCGTATGCGCCAGGTACCTGCGGGATCTGCACAGCCTGCTGCCAGAATTCACCCAGCGTGGCGTCTCCATCATCGCATTGAGCAGCGATACGCAGGAGCGGGCCGAGCGGGCCAACGCCAACTGGCACCTGGACGGCCTCACCCTCGGCTACGGTCTCGACCTGCACGTTGCCCGGCACTGGGGGCTGTACGTGTCGGCATCAATCGGAGTGACCTCCACCGGGGTGGAGGAGCCGGCGCTGTTCAGCGAGCCGGGCGTGTTCCTGGTCCGCCCGGATCGCTCGCTGTATTACGGGAGCACGCAGACCATGCCCTTCGCACGGCCGGCCTTCCGGGATCTGCTCGGGGCCATAGACTACGCGGTGACCAAAAACTATCCGGCGCGTGGTGAGGTCATGGCGTTCTGAGCCCGCGTGACCCTCCTTCTCCCGTCGAGGTACCCCTGACTCCTCCCCGTACGCCCCATCCAGATGATCCCGTCGAGTTGCAGGTCGAGCCCCAGGGCCAGGGGGCCCGGCTCCGCTATGCGCTGCTCGGTCAGCCGCAGCTGTGGTGGGGTCTCGCTCGGGCGTCGCGCCTCCCGGCCGCCTTGACGCCAGCGCAACGTCACGCGTTCCAACGGACGTTCAGCGCCCGCGTGCTGAAGCATCTGGGCGTGCGCCTCGACGTCACCGGGTTGGAACATGCGCAGGGCGGCCCGTACGTAATCGTGGCGCTGCATGAGGGCATCGCGGATCCACTGTGCCTGCTGCAGCTGCCCCTCCCGATGCGCTTTGTCGCGCGGCGGGAGATCTTCGGCTGGCCCGGCATCGGCCCGGCGATCACCCGGCTGGGGCATGTGTCGATCAACCCCGAGCATCCGCTGGGCGGCTTCCGTGACCTGTGGCGCAGCGCCAAGCGCATCGTGGGGGGCGGGGAAAGCCTGGCGGTGTTCCCGCAGGGGGCGATTGCGGGCCTCCAGAGTGACTTTCACCGGGGCGCGTTCGAGGTGGCCCGGCGCGTCCAGGCCCCGATCCTCCCCGTGGCCATCTCAGGCACGCACCGCATCTGGGCACACCCGTTTTCTCCCGCCCTGCGCTATGGGCAGCGGGTCAGCCTCACCGTGCTCCCACCCATCAGCGCGCACGACGTGCAAGGCACCGCATCCGAGGTCCTGCGGATCCAGACCCGCCGGGCCATGAAGGCGGCCGCCCTCGCCCCCGGCGCGGCACCCGCCCGCCGCTTCGACCCGGATCGGGACGGCTACTGGGACGGCTACCAGCTGGACATCGATCCGGACTTCCCCGACCTGGCGCGGCAGATGGCCGAGCACCGCGCCGCCCTCCTGGCCCGGTCGGCCTGACCCCTTGAGGAACTCCATGAACAAACTCCCCCTCCTGGCCCTGACCACCGCCCTGCTCACCCTGGACACCATGGGCACGGCCCAATCCACCCCCTCGTGGGCGGCCACGCAGAAAGCAGCCCAGAATCAGACCGTGAACTTCTACATGTGGGGCGGCTCCAACGACATCAACGCCTACGTGGACACCGTGGTCGCCCCCGCCGCGAAGAAACTCGGCGTGACCCTGCGCCGCGTGCCGGTGTCCGACACCGTACAGGCCGTGAACAAGGTGCTGGGCGAGAAGCAGGCCGGCAAGAACGCGGGCGGCAGCGTGGACCTGATCTGGATCAACGGCGAGAACTTCAAGACCGCGCAGCAGGCCAAGCTGCTCCGAACCGGGTGGGCCGAGGCGCTGCCGAACGCGAAGTACGTGAACTGGCAGAGCCCCGCCATCCGTACGGACTTCGGCTTCCCCGTGGACGGTGCAGAGTCCCCGTGGGGCAGCTCGCAGTGGCAGTACGTGTACGACTCCACGCGCGTGAAGGAGGCCGACCTGCCGCATTCGTTCAGGGCGCTGGCCACCTGGATCCACGCGCATCCGGGGCGCTTCACCTTTCCGGCCCCACCGAACTTCTCCGGGAACCGCTTCCTGCGCCAGGCGATGTTCGAACTCGCGGGCGGGCAGGCGCAGTTCACCGGCGCCTTCAAGCCGGACGTCTGGGCCAAAACGTCGCCACTGCTGTGGTCGTACGTGAACGCTATCCGGCCAGATCTGTGGCGCAACGGGCAGACCTTCCCGGCGGACGTGCCGAACCTGTACTCGCTGTTTTCCAACGGCGAGATCGACTTCGCGTTCGTGCAGAACATTGCGGGGATCGCTGCCGAGGTGAACAGCGGCGTGCTGCCGAACACGGCGCGGGTGTTCATCTTCGACGCGGGCACCGTGACCGACACGCACTACGTCGCCATTCCCTACAACGCCGCGCACCCAGACGCCGCGAAGGTCGTCGCGAACCTGCTGCTCACGCCTGAGCTGCAACTGGCCAAGCTCTCCGGCAAGGTCTGGGGCGACGGCCTGGGCATCGATCCGCAGCGGGTGAGTCCAGCCTTCCAGGCGCAGGTGAAGGCGGCGCTGAAGGTCGGGCCGTACACCCTCGACCCGGCGCTGCTGGCCAAAAAATCATTTGGCGATGTGGCCGCCGAGTACGACCGGAACGTGCAGGACGGCTTCAAGGCCAACGTCCTGAAGTGAGGCGGTGGCTGCCGCTGCTGCCCGCCCTGCTGATCACCGTGGGGCTGTTCGGCGGCGGGCTGCTCCTCAGTGTCGTGCAGAGTCTGGGGTATGCGCCCGCGCTGGGGCAGACGGCGCTGAACGTTGACGCCTACCGCGCGCTGCTGGCGGATCACACCTTCTGGGCGTCTCTGGGCCTGACCGCGTGGGTGGCGACAATCAGCACGGCCCTTGCGGCCGTCTTCGGGACGGGACTGGCGCTGCTGCTGCACCGCGCCGGGCGGGCGGCCCCAGGCCACGCCGCCCGCCTGCGCTTCCTGGCGGGGCTCACGCTGCCGATTCCCCACCTCGTCGCGGCGATCCTCACGCTGCTGCTGCTGTCGCAGAGTGGCCTGCTGTCGCGGCTCACGCTCGCGGCCGGGCTCACGCAGGGCCCGCAGGACTTCCCGGCGCTCCTGTACGACCCGCGCGGCGTGGGCATCATCCTCGAACTGGTGTGGAAGGAAACGCCGTTCATCGCCCTGAATGTGCTCGCCGTACTCAGCGGCCTTGATCCCCGCCTCCAGGACGTGGCCCGGAGCCTGGGGGCGGGCCGGTGGTCACGGTTCACCGGGATCACGCTGCCGCTGGTCCGCCCGGCGCTGCTGTCGTCGGGCGTGCTGGTCTTCGCGTACACGCTGGCGTCGTTCGAGGTGCCCGCCCTGCTCGGCGCGACCTCCCCGACCACACTACCGGTGCTGGCCTACCGGGCGTTCACGGATGCCGACCTGAACGCCCGCGCAACCGCCATGGCCCTGAGCGTGGTCATCGCCCTCCTGGGCGGGCTGCTGGTCTGGGCCTACGTCCGTGCCCAGGCGGCCGGACGGCTGCGATGAGCCGGGAGAAGCCTGTCCGATCCGGGAAGCGCCGGGGTGACGACGCGTCTGCCGCCGTGAACGGTTCGCCTCTATGACTGCACCCCGCCGCCCGACCACGCTGGCGCTCGGTCTGGGCGTCTCTGCGCTGCTGCCGCTGGCACTGCTGGGCACGTGGTCGTTCGCAGGCCGGTGGTTTTTCCCGGCCCCGCTGCCCACCGAGTGGAGCCTGCGGGCGTGGTCGGCCGTGCTCGCGCCCGGCGCGCAGGTCTGGACGGCCCTGTGGGGCAGCGTGTGGGTGGCGACCGTGGCGGCACTGCTCGGGACGGCCATCGCCCTTCCGGCCGCGCGGGCGCTCGGCGGGTGGCGCGGGGCAGGGCGCGGATGGGTGCAGGCGGCGCTGCTGGGGCCGCTGGTGCTCCCGGCGTTCGCGTCGGTGATGGGCATCCAGGTGGTGTTCATCCGCCTGGGCCTCGCGGACACCCGGGTGGGCGTGGTGATCGCGCACCTGATCCCGGTCGTGCCGTACGCTGTGGTGCTGCTGGGCGGCGTGTTCGCCGGCTACGATCCCCGGCTTGAGGAGGTCGCCCGCACCCTCGGGGCACGTCCGGCGCAGGTGTGGTGGCGCGTGACCCTTCCCGCCATCCTGCCCGGCGTGCTCGTCACGGGGCTGTTCGCGTTTCTGGTGTCGTGGAGCGAGTACCTGCTCACACTGATCGTCGGCGGCGCGCAGGTACTGACGCTGCCGCTGCTGCTGTTCAGTGCTGTGCAGGGCGGCGATTACGCGATCACCGCGGTCGTGTCGCTGCTGTACCTTGCGCCCACGCTGCTGGTCTTTGCGCTGGTGGCCCCGCGCGTGCAGGGCTGGCGCACGTGACCCGGCTGGAACTGCGCGCCGTGAGGAGGACGTATCCAGGCGGGCTGGAGGTGCTGCGCGGTATCGACCTGGATATCCACAGTGGCGAGCGCTTCGTGCTGCTGGGCGCGTCCGGCAGCGGCAAGAGCACCCTGCTGCGCGTGATCGCCGGTCTGGACGCGCCGGACGCCGGGGACGTCTACCTAGACGGCCAGTCCATGACCGGAGTGCCTGCCGAACGGCGTGACCTGGGTCTGGTCTTCCAGCAGCCGCTGCTGTTTCCACACCTGAGCGTCGAGGGCAACCTGCGCTTCGGCCTGCGCCACCGGAAGCTGCCCGAAGTCGAAGTCACGGCCCGAGTGGCGGACATGCTTGTGCGGACGGGCCTGGACGGCCTCGGCCCACGCCGCCCGAACCAGTTGTCCGGCGGCCAGGAAGGCCGCGTCGCCCTGGCCCGCGCGCTGATCACCCGCCCCCGCGCGCTGCTGCTTGACGAGCCGCTGAGTGCCCTGGACGCCCCGCTGCGCCGCGAGCTCCGCGAGTGGATCGTGACCCTGCAACGCGCCACGGGCACCACGCTGCTGCTCGTCACCCACGACCAGGAGGAGGCGCTGGCCGTCGCGCAGCGCATCGGGTTCCTGCATGGCGGCCACCTCCAGCAGGTCGGCACGCCGCAGGAGATCTACGCGCGGCCGGCGACCGTGGACGTGGCCCGCTTCTTCGGCGCGCTGAATATCGTTCCCGGCCAGCAGGAGGGCCTGCTGGTCAACACGGTTCTGGGCTGCATCCACGCGGCCCGGCCCGGCCACGGTTCCGTCAGCGTCACCATCCGCCCAGAGGCGTGGCAGCCCGGTCCGGCGGCGGTGAATACGGTGGAGGGCGTGATCCGTTCCACGACCTTCGGTGGTGCCCACTGGACCTACGTGCTGGACGCCTGTGGACTGCCTCTCGTGTGGCATGCGCCGACCAGCGTTCACCTCCAGCCGGGCGACCCCCTCACTCTTCACGCGCCTCCGGACGCCTGCTGGCCCGTGGCCACAGACGTCCAATGATTACCTGCCGAGTACCCTGAGGCGCTCGCGCACCTGCTTCAGGTCGTACGCCTGCCAGTAGGTGGTCGGGGTGAGGGCGGCCGCCGCCGTCAGCACGCCGCGCGCTTCGGCCGTCAGGGGGCCGGCGCGCCGCGGCTGGGCCTTCGCGAGCAGCAGCAGGTCGTCAGCGTACGTCAGGCGGTAAAACACCTCGTTCGGTTCGAGTTCGATGGCACGGCGGTGGTCGTCCCGCATGGCCTGCTCACTTGCCCCGACCGCCAGGGCCACCAGGGAACCGAGCGCGAGCGCCTGGGCGTGCCAACCGCCCAATCCCATCCACCCGCGCGCCTGCCCCGGATCGAGGGTCACGGCCCGCTCGTACAGCGTGCGGATCTCACGGCCGACCTGGGTGGCCTTCACGAGACCCGTTCCAGGCAGTTGCAGCGCCAGCGCGTTGGCAAGTTCCACGTGCGCGTCCGCATTGCGCGGATCGGCGGCCAGCGCGGCGCGGGCCGCCGCCTCGGAGCGGGCGTACAGGGCGCGCTTGGCCGCGTCGGTGGGTACGAACACTGCCTGCCCGACGTATGAACGTGCCAGCAGGGCCAGCGAAGGCGCGTCGTTCCGGCCGGTCAGCAGGGTCACGGCCGCGTCCGGCTGACCGCGCAGCAGGGCCACCAGGGCGTCATCCACGGGAGCGGCCGACACCAGCCTCCCACCCAGCAGGGTGACGAGCAGGAAGACGCGCCGCAGTGGCCGCAGGTCAGGTCGGCGCATGGGAAGCCTCCAGATGATGGGCGAGGTGACGGACGACCGCCCGCGCGTCCGGGCCGGCGGCGCGCACCGTGCCGGACGCCACAGTGCGCTGACCAGGGAGGCCCACGAAGTACAGGCCCGGGATCGCCGTGCTGCTCCCGAGGCACTGCCGCGGCTCCCCGTCTGGGCCGAGCGCCGGCGGCGGCAGATATGCCCCATTCCAGCCGTACCCGGTCGCGAGGATCACCGTATCGATGGGCTCCACGCTGCCGTCCGCCCAGCGCACCCCCCCTTGCGTCAGGGCCGTGAACATGGGCCGGAGGTCTGGATTCCCGCGGTGCAGGGCGGCGCGCAGGCCGGGGACAGCGATGACGGGCTGCGCGTCAGGCACGCGCCCAAAAGCGCCAATGGGCACACGTTCCACACCAGACCATGTGAGCCAGTCGGTGAGGTCATGACCCAGGGGCCGCTGCGGGAACAGCCGGAGAGGGTGGCGGAACGCGAGCGTCACCCTCGCCACGCGCCCCAGCTCCGCGGCGATCTGTGCGCCGGAGTTGCCCGCGCCCACGACCACGATCCGCTGCCCCGCGAAGGGCTCCGGATGGCGGTAGTCGGAGGCGTGCAGCGTCTGCACCCGACTGTGCTCGGCTCCCGGCAGGGACGGCCGGTGTGGTCGCCGGAAGGTGCCGGTGGCGGCCACCACCGTCCGGGCCGACCACGTCCGACCATCCCGGGAGGTGATGTGAAAGCCGCCGTTCATGGACTGGACGCAGGTCACGTCCGCGTCCTGCTCGACCGGCAGGGCCAGCTGCTCCGCGTAGGCGCGCAGGTAGGCGGCCATGGCGTCCCGGGAGGGGTAGTGGTCGGGCGGGCCAGGAAACGGCAGGCCCGGCAGCCTGGAATGCCGCGCGGGCGTGAACAGCGTCAGGCTGCTGTAGTACACGGGCCACGCCCCGGATGGACTGGAATTCGCCTCCAGAACCGTGAAACGCAGGTTGCGGCGCTGCAGCCAGAATGCCGCCGCGAGGCCCGCCGAGCCGCCGCCGATGACCAGCGCATCCAGGGGCGTACCGTCGTTCACACGCTGGCGTCGGCCCGGCCAGGACGCGCTTTGCCGAAGTGCTCCCCCTCGGTGAACAGCCCCAGGTACGTCTGCCGGGTCGCCTCCGCGAAGGTCGGGTAGGACACCGGGAGCAGCGCCACCCGCAGGGGATGCACGCCCAGGCGCGGCGACACGCTCAGCCCCTGGATCAACTCGCCGGCGCGGCTCCCGACGACCTGCGCCCCCACCACCCGCAGACCCACCGGGGAACCGAGCATGCCCCGCAGCGCCACGAGCTTCACGAAACCGGACTCGCCCTCGGTCACTGCCCGGTCGAGGTGCAAGAAATCGTAGTCGACGACGGTCACCCGGTCACCGTAGCGCGCCACGGCCTGCGCTTCCGTGAGGCCCCAGTGGGCGATCTCCGGATCGGTGTAGGTCACCCACGGGATCAGCGCGACCCGCCCAGCCGGTGCGCGCAGGCGCGCGGCGGCGCGGCCGAGCCAGCCCACGCTCCCCAGGCCGGCCAGCGTGCCGCGCTCGGTCGCGCCGT
This region of Deinococcus metalli genomic DNA includes:
- a CDS encoding ABC transporter ATP-binding protein — translated: MTRLELRAVRRTYPGGLEVLRGIDLDIHSGERFVLLGASGSGKSTLLRVIAGLDAPDAGDVYLDGQSMTGVPAERRDLGLVFQQPLLFPHLSVEGNLRFGLRHRKLPEVEVTARVADMLVRTGLDGLGPRRPNQLSGGQEGRVALARALITRPRALLLDEPLSALDAPLRRELREWIVTLQRATGTTLLLVTHDQEEALAVAQRIGFLHGGHLQQVGTPQEIYARPATVDVARFFGALNIVPGQQEGLLVNTVLGCIHAARPGHGSVSVTIRPEAWQPGPAAVNTVEGVIRSTTFGGAHWTYVLDACGLPLVWHAPTSVHLQPGDPLTLHAPPDACWPVATDVQ
- a CDS encoding ABC transporter permease, which encodes MTAPRRPTTLALGLGVSALLPLALLGTWSFAGRWFFPAPLPTEWSLRAWSAVLAPGAQVWTALWGSVWVATVAALLGTAIALPAARALGGWRGAGRGWVQAALLGPLVLPAFASVMGIQVVFIRLGLADTRVGVVIAHLIPVVPYAVVLLGGVFAGYDPRLEEVARTLGARPAQVWWRVTLPAILPGVLVTGLFAFLVSWSEYLLTLIVGGAQVLTLPLLLFSAVQGGDYAITAVVSLLYLAPTLLVFALVAPRVQGWRT
- a CDS encoding flavin-containing monooxygenase, giving the protein MNDGTPLDALVIGGGSAGLAAAFWLQRRNLRFTVLEANSSPSGAWPVYYSSLTLFTPARHSRLPGLPFPGPPDHYPSRDAMAAYLRAYAEQLALPVEQDADVTCVQSMNGGFHITSRDGRTWSARTVVAATGTFRRPHRPSLPGAEHSRVQTLHASDYRHPEPFAGQRIVVVGAGNSGAQIAAELGRVARVTLAFRHPLRLFPQRPLGHDLTDWLTWSGVERVPIGAFGRVPDAQPVIAVPGLRAALHRGNPDLRPMFTALTQGGVRWADGSVEPIDTVILATGYGWNGAYLPPPALGPDGEPRQCLGSSTAIPGLYFVGLPGQRTVASGTVRAAGPDARAVVRHLAHHLEASHAPT
- a CDS encoding sunset domain-containing protein is translated as MSRKGIYHLPQGDGNYTATKAIVCFATPAAAEQAGYRGIR
- a CDS encoding peroxiredoxin-like family protein, which translates into the protein MTLTSPIHSLMPRQPVPELSVPLVGGGHWTLAEQTPHLFTMVVFYRGLHCPVCARYLRDLHSLLPEFTQRGVSIIALSSDTQERAERANANWHLDGLTLGYGLDLHVARHWGLYVSASIGVTSTGVEEPALFSEPGVFLVRPDRSLYYGSTQTMPFARPAFRDLLGAIDYAVTKNYPARGEVMAF
- a CDS encoding ABC transporter permease, whose protein sequence is MRRWLPLLPALLITVGLFGGGLLLSVVQSLGYAPALGQTALNVDAYRALLADHTFWASLGLTAWVATISTALAAVFGTGLALLLHRAGRAAPGHAARLRFLAGLTLPIPHLVAAILTLLLLSQSGLLSRLTLAAGLTQGPQDFPALLYDPRGVGIILELVWKETPFIALNVLAVLSGLDPRLQDVARSLGAGRWSRFTGITLPLVRPALLSSGVLVFAYTLASFEVPALLGATSPTTLPVLAYRAFTDADLNARATAMALSVVIALLGGLLVWAYVRAQAAGRLR
- a CDS encoding lysophospholipid acyltransferase family protein; the protein is MLKHLGVRLDVTGLEHAQGGPYVIVALHEGIADPLCLLQLPLPMRFVARREIFGWPGIGPAITRLGHVSINPEHPLGGFRDLWRSAKRIVGGGESLAVFPQGAIAGLQSDFHRGAFEVARRVQAPILPVAISGTHRIWAHPFSPALRYGQRVSLTVLPPISAHDVQGTASEVLRIQTRRAMKAAALAPGAAPARRFDPDRDGYWDGYQLDIDPDFPDLARQMAEHRAALLARSA
- a CDS encoding ABC transporter substrate-binding protein, whose amino-acid sequence is MNKLPLLALTTALLTLDTMGTAQSTPSWAATQKAAQNQTVNFYMWGGSNDINAYVDTVVAPAAKKLGVTLRRVPVSDTVQAVNKVLGEKQAGKNAGGSVDLIWINGENFKTAQQAKLLRTGWAEALPNAKYVNWQSPAIRTDFGFPVDGAESPWGSSQWQYVYDSTRVKEADLPHSFRALATWIHAHPGRFTFPAPPNFSGNRFLRQAMFELAGGQAQFTGAFKPDVWAKTSPLLWSYVNAIRPDLWRNGQTFPADVPNLYSLFSNGEIDFAFVQNIAGIAAEVNSGVLPNTARVFIFDAGTVTDTHYVAIPYNAAHPDAAKVVANLLLTPELQLAKLSGKVWGDGLGIDPQRVSPAFQAQVKAALKVGPYTLDPALLAKKSFGDVAAEYDRNVQDGFKANVLK
- a CDS encoding HNH endonuclease; the encoded protein is MRVLVLALVLGSAGALNLHAPLLPDPALTPGDALTSDPAVICTPGYTHTVRNVPQALKEPIYRAYGITSREKGEYEIDHLISLELGGSNSARNLWPESFKTQPLNAHVKDTLENTLHDLACSGRLTFVQAQQAIAQNW